Part of the Eleginops maclovinus isolate JMC-PN-2008 ecotype Puerto Natales chromosome 3, JC_Emac_rtc_rv5, whole genome shotgun sequence genome is shown below.
taaaggtctcctactatgctatattttaacaacatattgtagggcaatatctatacaaaacctgtctgtgaagagttttgctcaaaataccagatcacccattgtagcatgactcatacccctctatttcagccctgttcctgaagtgctgattctgtgactgtcgctttaagttagagctgagctgaagctggccacgcccctttggagcgtcacgcagctctctgtctgaagagagaagtttctaacggagaaactcagctaaacgctgccgtgattaaacgccatattatgttccaaaccacatccagcattatttctgaaacacttctcagtgtttaccactagaacagagacattatatgtatattacatacacaacaactccctcctgctgaacacacacacacacacacacacacacacacacacacacacacacacacacacacacacacacacacacacacacacacacacacacacacacacacacacacacacacacacacacacacacacacacacacacacacacacacacacacacacacacacacacacacacacacacacacacacacacacacacgaggggTTTCAGctccgactgtatatgggggacgataggttgggacgtgtcccgtgggcgggacgttgccaggagttcaatgtaaagccagctcaTATctcggttatgacgtcatatcggcagcaaatctggatcagctcgtttgtacccccgtttttagagatgtgggtaaggaggaaaagagatagttgtattttctgacactttatgagtctccttacacaccggggacacatatttatgtataaaagacatcaaaaagtgcattttgcataataggggacctttaaaacaaattatcGCTTGAAATAATTCACTTTGTGTACATGAATCTATATAATATATGAGTTTCACCTTTGCTATTGAATTACTGAAACTAATGAACTTTTCCAAGATATTCCAATTTATTGAAATGTGCCTGTATCTTTGTATGTGCTGTGATTGCAAACTCAACACTTCTCCCCTAACTCTGTAAATTAAGTCAATCTCCACACAGCTAACTCTGTCCTGCCTTTATTTGTTCGACTGTACTTTCTTCTTCAACTCCTACAGGGAACATTCCCCACATCATGTCAGACTTGTAAAACAAAGAAGAGCTGGTGTGTGGTCAGATattgtgcagagtgtgtgtgcacctggCAGGAAGGGAGCGTACGCATCTATGGtgtgcagagaggagaggagcatcTGGATGTTTCTGTAGCCGCAGCCCCAGCCTGAGTCCCCCGCTGAAGAGCAGTAGTGGTCGGTGTCAGCACTCAGCCACACGTGGACACAGTCTCTGCCTTCACTCTGGTAGTATTCAGATAACGCTCTGAGCACACCTAGACAGAGTGAGCAGAGTGCACGTCAAGAAAGTTGAGATCATATTCTCATCAAGCAGAGCAGCTATACAgctgaaaatacacaaaaggaGTAAAAAAGAAGCCCTGATTCTAACGTGATACAGCTGAAATCAGATGAACCAGGGTTTTTTAGTAAGCTGTTGATATAACTCTAAAAAAATACGCAGTTTAATGCTAACATAATGCTGTTTTTGAAagcaacacacattttatcAATCATTTTGTGATGGATTCTAGACATCTGAAATAGAGCATTCATTGTATGCGAGTAACAAGGTAGTGGTTAAGTAAACCTGACACTGTTGTCACTGCACTGTTTTGTACCTCTTTAGAAAAGGCTATTCCCAACACACAATTTTCCCAAATCTTGAGAATGATTTCCGGGGAACTGGACTGGAAACCCCTACTTCCATTCACAGCCAGGAAAACTATTTAATTGAAGAGCTGACTACATTAAATATGTTCTGCCTGACAACCTCAGACAAATTCAAGGAAGGGCAAGAGTGGTTTATGTCCAAATTTCCCTCAAACTATGCAGGCAGCAACCCACCCTGACCCACCTTATTTCCAACAAGTGAGAATACTACTGACAGAGATGTTATCTGGAGTTCATATGAAACCTACCGACACACtggtgtgtttcttttaatcCGCTGCTGCTTGTACAGagtaaaacatgcacacacatacccCGAGTTCTAGTCCTGCCATCATCCACCCCTGAAGCCAGAGACTCCATCATCTCAGCTCTTTTGCAGTGAAACTCTGAGGGGGCCAGAATCCCCCTGGCTACAGCCTTCTCCATGCTCCTCTCCATCTGTCGGCAGTAGCCACCTCCTCCGTCCAGACCAAACTGCTTCTGCACCACAAACACCAGAACACGAAGGTCAGGTATTACACACACAATACGAGGACTTTAAGAGAGGGAAACCAGGAACCGGCTGTGCTATCGAGCATTCAAAGACTActttagacttttattttgaaaggtttacCTCAGCTTCAGTAAGTTATATCTAAAGTTTGAGTGTTTGAATGTGAATGCTCAAAGGTGCCATATAGAGTGGTGCcggaatgagtcttaaaacccAGAAAAGAGGTAGCATTCGAAATCCTTTGGTTCAATCGTCTCGAAGTTGgcgttttaaaaaaatatatttttagccTGAAGGTCTGTGATTAACACAAACATAAGAGACTTTCCCGTTTTGTTCTACTGCATAGAACAAAGCCAGTACGCCACTGGTGAATATCCGAAGCTTTGATGTGTCATAAAGACGGCAATTGCTAGCAAATgactaaataaaatactaaatgtcatcacgccatggatgtgtacttactTACCTACTTTATTCTACTTTATATACTAATATGTAAGCTTattctgctgtaacaaatgtaaatttccccgctgtggggctaataaaggatttctgatccTGAACACtagccgcttttagcttagcggtggtgatacAAACTAAAAGAAGTTTGTTTGTAGCATTATCTTAGATTTTTACTTCTGGCGTGTTGATATTAAAGTTGTATCCACACGCCATAATAgtggagattattctgctgaataaacatgtttagtttcattaacgtgtgtttgccacagcGCACATTCTTTACAATATACCAAAATACAATTGAAAGATCCAATTGCCTTCGTCGAGGGAGTCGTGTGACGCTTACTTACGGGTCAGCATGAAGAAATTAGTGCACCACTACTTTGGTTGTTAAAGAAAAGTTATTAAACAATAAACTTCActtcaagtgtgtgtgaaaagatAGTAAAACCAAAGccgtaaaataaaatgtaaacctgATGAGTGATGAGAGTACGCCGCGTGGAGTTTCATCTCAACTTGGTGCATCATTTCTTAGAAATCCTAATCCTATCAATCCTAATAAAGATTCAACTCGGATtcaaaagtatttgtttttgttctcattaAATTTGAATCCCAACACACCCACATGGAAGGACTTATCGGAAATGACTATCACATGCTGTAACAATAAAATTTAAACGACTCTGAATCAAAAGCTCGGTGCAATTTGGAATTAAGATAGAGATGAAGCAATGTGCTGAGGTagagtgttttgtgtttcccaTCTGCAGCAAGCAACCAATGATTATTCCTCCGGCTCATTGAAGTGCTTAAAAggcttttaaacaaaataattcTGGCATAACAAGTCAGTTAATCCCCCATCCAAAGACAGATGGTGTTTAGATTTCTAAAGAATTTTCAACAGTCAAAAATCATTCTCAGTATTTGGATGGCTTGACCACTGTATTCTTGTCCTGTTTAAGCAGGTTTTCAGGTTCTTATTTGTATACTGTGTATCTACTGggacctgtctccatgctttaatgttcaaaaagctctttatttttctcatactgcctgtgctgcagcacctctttacaccctctgtctgaaaccagagaacaGTCTGCtcggattggttagctggacggctctgttgtgattggtcaactgcttaaagatgtcccactcacgtacaatgtgttggagcgctagcaaatagaagctAGCTATGATAGGATATgctacggaagtaaacaaaggagttcaatggatgtgtttcaggcagggtggagtgagggggagagaaactttgggattttagcctttgcagactatttacatgcacagaatcCTATCCAACATACTGTGGGAAACggaaatccccaaaaagcataatagggactCCTTGAGCACACGGTACTGAAAATATTGAAAGAGGGCAGCAGAACAACGCAACAGATTTCATTTTACACCCAATATGAATGTTGGTATTGGAAGTTGCCAATTAACAATTAAAAGTCACAAATTAACTGAAACTACCGCATAAATGCAGCAGTGACACAGAATCCAGACCTGCAGCTTCTTGAAGTCCTCTCTCTCCTGCcgggcctcctcctcctgctgcagctcccGGGCCAGCCTCAGGTCAGAGCCAGGGCTGTGAGCAACAGCTGAGAAAAGAAGAAGTGGAGGGGGCATCTCATTACACAGGGCTGAGGAAAACAATCACTTTGTAAGTGCAGTAGAGGGAGGTCTGGGACTGGTGTAGCAGGGAGGTATGAACGCCCACCTGCAGAGCTAGCAGCTGCTCCATGCTCTAAATGTAGCTCCACGTGTTCCTGCAGGGAGAAGCTGTCCATGCAGACGACAGAGCACAGAGGGCACTCAAGTCTCTTCTCTCCTGCAAAAAAGAAGGAAACTCCATGTAAGTCCAGATatcaaacactttatttatacaacTGAGACATCAATTATGAAATTAGAGAGGctctattgtgcttttgggggttcTTTTTGggatgtcctgtagtgtgttatataggtttttgtgcatgtaaatggtctgcaaaggctaaaatccagaGGGAGTGTCTTTCCCACACTATTTCCATTAATTTAATTCATATAGTAATTTTTATAGTGCTGCCTGCTGCTACTTTGTGCCACACGTGTTCCTAACAGCCAGATAAACAAATCTGTGCGGTTGTCAGAGGGGTTACGTGTGTCATTAGTGTATGATGATGAGTGGAACCTATGATTAATTATAAACAACTATGTGGGTTAATTGATAAGCAAAGTAACTGTGCATTTAAACTTGCGCCTGTTTGGGCTGTCCATGTGGATCATGCACAGGCTTCGGGATTAACAGATTAggatgcataaaaaaaaaaaggtgactgtattcccttacagttaccTAAAAAagacgtaatcagattactgttacatttctaaaaatgaagGATTACATTGTTACTAAAACACTACAAAGGtcatatagtgtttgttgtaaaggatcagatgttctctctcctgtcagtgtgaatctatacgcctactgcctgaatctaCTCAATGAAAGGCAGAGTTttctataaataatgatatttttattcatttgtattgcGTTTAATGTTGGGGTACTTCAAAAGTAACGAAAATTAATCAGGTAACAtgacttttatattgtgatacaTAGATGctgttacatttctttacagGTAACTGGTAATtgtaatggaatacattttttaaagaaacgcTCCCAACCTTACCCTTACTCCATCTCAGCCTTCATTATGATCTAAACTACACACCTGCAAAGTTTTGTGATGCCAAATCTTGTCTCTAGTAAGTTTTTAGTGTAAGTCAAAAATCCCTCCagagtctctcacacacacacacacacacacacacacacacccctgtgGCAGCTGGTAGAAATACTGTGCCATGTGAGCTGAAaacatcagaggagaggagacacacCTGAGAGGCGGATGGCTGATGGTGATCTCATAGCTGGTAAAAACGCCTTCTGTGCCGACcctgcacaaacaaacagtcaTGAGTGAAAGATACATCACGTACAATCACAGGGTGTCTTTCAACTGAAGGTATTTTATGAATATTAACAGTTTATCATCTCTCACATTGTTAAGTTATACAACAGCGAATGTActacaaaaaaagtttggattGCGGTTCTGATCCACCCTGGTGATCGGAtgtttacttacttactttttactttacttacttaacTACTAACTTTCCTGTTGGGCTGATATTGGCTGGAGAGTTAATTAACAGTGGTTACATATCCTTCAAAACAAGCCACAGCATTGCCTCACAGGCAACCGCACCCCTGACAGCACTCCGCGGTTATGTAGGCTTGAATTTCTcaataataattttaataaaacataagtCTATATTTTCTTGCTAATGTCTTCCTTTATCAATTGTTTTCAAGCTCAATAAAAACCACAGATAATATTTGACGGAATATTTCCCATTTGTCCGGTAATTTGAAATCATACTGGTCACCTTTATCggcacttttttttctctaacgGTAACACTGGAGTCTTCACAGTGAGCTCTCAGAGATCAGAGTGGTGTGCACATGGTAGCCTGTAAGTCTAAAGTTACCTTCAGTCGAGCGCTGCTCCTGCAGGTGGAGCTCTACGTGCTCCTGCAGCATGTCAAAGctgctgcacaccaaggggcaCATGGGGCAGGAGAACAGCTCCTctgaaacaaagacaggaacatTCAAGTTAATTTGTGACTTTAAAGTTTAAGAAATAAAGTTTGGTAAAGATGAATCACCCTCTCTCTTTGAAGACAGCCGCTTCTGTTTGGCTTTGCTGTGCtcagatttaaatgtattattgtccTTATTAGAGAGCATCACAGACTTCTGTCTTCTTGTAGGGCTGAGTGTTGTCGAGGTCTCCTTAGTTGATGAAGCACGACTCCCTGATGTAATGTCTTGTTTAAGGCACATTGAGTCTGAAGTGTCACTAGAGTGTGTTGCATCTGCATCTCTCTTACAGCTGTCCTGAGCCCAGGAGGACAGAGGGGTTTTGTGGCTCTGAGTGTTGGCTGCTGCAGGGAGGCCTGTGATGTGAGGGGGATCCTGCGCTCCGTCCTGCATCTCTGGATGTGCAGAGCTGATGTGGAAGCTCAGCTCATCGTAGGACACTCCTGACAGGGAGCAGAGCGGGCAGCGCAGGTCATTTTCCATGTGGCTGAGTAAGAGATGTGTCTTCATGTCCTCCTCCAACATAATCTCTTCCCCACAGAAGGCACAGGTCAGCATGGCTgtggactacacacacacacacacacacacacacacacacacacacacacacacacacacacacacacacacacacacacacacacacacacacacacacacacaggttatttTCATGTTCCCTTGGAATTGCTTGTTATTACAACTCAGACTATCAACATAATTGTATTGAAAGAGTTGGGACCAAATACTTCTTGAGCCTTTGCCTGATTAAAATGTCGAACACCTGCTGAAAATAGCATGTATGTTTTGTGACTTATTCAGGCAAAGTTGCTTTAGAGCCTTAAGCACCACTTCATGTTGACTTttgaaacacagcagaaaagTGTACGCTGGTGAGGATTCCTGTCGTGAGGAGTGAatattaaactttatttatataggtAGTACCTTTCATGCAGGATGCAtcccaaagtgctttacagataCTGAATAAAGCTTGAaggaacataattaaaaacaagttataaacCAACATAAAGAGTTATAACACAGaaccaaaaaacaataaaacatgaacagcGATACAACTAAAATGACCCCAGATTTAAAACTTAGGTCTTCAATTTACTTTTAATAACTttgctgttctaagatccaATGGTAGTTATATTTCGGTACTTCGTAAAGAAATGCACAACCGGTAACCAGTGCAGTTAtccctttttataaaatgaGATCCATTTTTATATAAGGGGTAAGGAATAATATTAGTctttgaagctgctgctggtcaAGAACACATAAGGAGACATGTCTGCAGCCCCCCAGCACAATATCATTATCTGCCATTATTACAGAACCAACACCAGTATGTAGAAGAATACTATATAACAGAATAAAATATCCTTGAAATTATTGCTCAAACTTATAACATACTGCCTTAGCAGGCAGTCATCTAGTTTCGTTAaaatttgatataaataatacatttcgtTAATCATTCAACTAAAAAAGACACATTGCTTTCTTTATACTCAAAGCAGTTGAGAAACAGATGTTACATAATTTCTTTAGATCTACAAAATGGGCATGAAGGACAAATATCTCAATAATGCAATACCGATTTATAGAGTTATTTTTGAGGTGAAATACTTTAATTGCATGCGTGTCTGCTGAATGAAACTCCTACTAACGATTTGTAGAGGAAAAGTGTTATGATTTGTCCTGCCCTGGTTCATGTTATGAGATAATTTAAGGTCTATATTTTCTTTAAGGTAAACGTTTAAATGTTCTAAACCTCCTAAAAAGTTTCTAATGGAACCTTGCATATGAGGTAAATTATCACATATGGACGCTTTGTGATGGTCATTGAATTAATGCTGTCACAGCGTTCATATCAACACAGAAGTCAACAGTCTCATATAAGTTGACATGACATGACGGTGCATACTGACATTCATTTTCGctaaactgaaaatgtactcACGTTTGATGCAATGAGTGCAATACTCAGAGTAAATCATAGGTTTGTTTTGCTCTACTCTCTTCTGTTTCAAAAGCAGCTCAAAGCGCCATCTTAGAACGTCACTCTACCTTCTTTGAAGTTTATTGGCGGTTGGCAACCGACTCTGGGAGGCATTACTGCCACCTGGTGGACTggagttacacacacacacacacacacacacacacacacacacacacacacacacacacacacacacacacacacacacacacacacacacacacacacacacacacacacacacacacacacacacacacacacacacacacacctcgctTTATACTCTTACATTATACTCAAACGCACAGAAGAACTCAATGGTCCCTGTTTGACTTTAACATTGACTTTAACATTTACAATGTGATGCAGGAGTTCCTTCCTGTTCCAGTCAGACCGGTCTGACATTAAAATGCTGCTGGTGTAGAAACGACTCTCCAGCCTCCCTAACCATGAACAGCTTACAAAACGATGcaaacatattaataataatacgttTTATTTAAGGCGCCTGTCATGACACCCAAGGAGACCGTTCTTGTGCTTcaaggaaaccaccatcatACTTATGCCGAAGAAGTCATCTCCATCCTGcttcaatgactaccgccctgTAGCACTGACTTCCACCATCATGAAGTGCCTCGAGAGGCCAGTCATGAAGGAAATAAAATCTCCCCAGCCCCCCTCGCTCAACCCGTTTCAGTTTGCATATCGAACGAAACGGTCCACGCAGGATGccatctcctctgctctccaccCAGCTGGACACTAAAAACTCTTATGTCAGGATGCTGCACTACCAGAACCCAAACTGTATGGGTCGGCGACAACACATCGGACACCATCACGCTGAGTACGCCCCTGAAGGATGTGTGCTCAGCCCCCTGCTgttcaccctgctgacccacGACTGCACCCACCTACAGCTCCAACCAGTTTGTCAAGTTTGCAGATGACACAACCATGGTGGGTCTCATCAGCAACAACCACAGACCCACTACAGGAAGGAGGTGAGCCAGCTGGCCACGTGTTGCATCACTGAGGACCtctcaacaacaacaccacatcTCTCGCCAAGAAAGCCAGCGCCTCTACTTTACCCGCAAACTGAAGAGAATAGGAGCCCAGGATCCCCCCCATCATGTTCACCTGTACACCATCGAGAGCATactcagcagtggctcagtcagtagtaggggcttggactgggaatcgtagggttgctggttcaagtccttgaacagacttggaaatatggaaagtagactgctacttggagtgtcccagttcacctcctaggccctgctgtggtgcccttgagcaaggtgccggacacctccaatcccccctccccattgctccccgggcacaatagctgcccactgctcctagtactaggatgggttaaatgcagaggacaaagaggacaaatttcactgtgtgtgcatgtatgtgactaataaagagggtttcatcctctatTAGCAGCTGCTTCCAGCCGCAAGGTGAGCACTGCTGAGAGGATCACTGGTGCCTCACTCCCATCACTCCTGGACACTTACAACACCCACCTCACCCGCAACGCACTCAGCATAGTGGGACCCCTCCCATCCCTCCAACTGCCTCTTTACTCTGCCTTCAGGGAAAAGGGTCCGCAGGTCGAGCTCCAGGAGGCTGAACTctcacccctccctcccacctctccCCCCTGGACTTtaacaccacacacacgcaccaccAGAGACTTTATACGCTGCGTTCAAGTgactatttgtatttattgactgttgtgcttttatttatgcCTCTTAATGTGTACATATGTATAAATGTGTCTATGTTGatgatgtatgtgtgtttaagtgGGTGTACAGGTGTGCGCAGGGTTTACTAAAAGAGCTGCAAAAAGGATTTCACATTTGTTTCTGAAGAAAAtcttaattcatttaatttttctTAATCCTAAAAATAAATCGAATATATAAAAATTCAAATATCttgtttcagaaaaaataatgatcggaaaaaaagcttaataataaaacaaaaaacgagACTGAGATTTTCACTTTTGTCCTCTTAGCTCTTTTATTAACAAGAAAAActccaacattttattttttccagacATGTAAATGTggtgttatttttttcccacacaATAAATTTTTCTGACCAAAATCTGagctaattaaaataaaatacggGATTATGATCTTAGGGTGatcaatatcattttaaatggacATTGtataatgaaatacattttaaacagcaaGAGTACATCATTAGACGATTTtagcaacaacaataacatttagtCCGTCAAAAATACACGTCATTCTAAATGCCTCTGTAGTGAgtataaaatatttacaataaaagaAGCTCTGATGCTTTCTTTCTTAAGACCCAAGCATTAAAAGAGAAATACGAAAATATAAAAGCATCAATAATCATATTCACCTTTATTAGAGcaaagtttacattttcatgCAGAGAATTCTCAGTTCAGGTTAACATAAATCATCCTGAACAGTGACAGCCTCCATGGCTAAACAGACACAGGAAGGAGCGCCGCCTAAAGAAGCTCCAACATTTACAGAACAACTCATGAGAAGATGTTAAAGCACCACCCAtaatgtttgattgacagctgatcTCTGTGCAGTGAAGACATGAACAATCAGCTCTCAGCAACAATGATGGACACACAATGAGTTTAAGAAGTAGAAGAGTTCCTCAAAGGACTTCAGGCTATTTCAGTTTACACAACTCAGCTGTGGTTTCATAATTATAAAGACAAACTCCAGCATGTAGCGGCTGAATGAATGTGGTCTGCACTCTGTGGAGGAGAGTCATGGTTTCAGAGATGCTGTAGAAGGACAGAATACCTGCTCTGTGAGCCAGGTACACTCCTACTCTGGAGGACTGAGGACCTGAGACGGGAGTGTTGATTCTGTTGTAACGAAATGAATAACTGTTTTGGTAACAATCTAACGACCAGGATTTGTCATTGTTTCCAAAGAAACATTCATTCCTGCTCCCTGCTCTGCTTATGTTCTTGTATGCGACTGCTACAAAAACTGCTCTCCCTCTCCGCTCCACCTCCCAGTAACAACGTCCAGTCAGACTGTCTCTACTCAGGACCTGCCGCCATGCAATGAATCTGTCTGGGTGACTAGAATAACACTGTGGTTGTGTCATGTATGTTGCTTTTCTGCTCCCCTCAGATAATAACAGATATTTGTGTGCTGTGTTTGGATCCAGTGTGATTCCCTGTGAATATTTTAAGAACCCAGCTCTGGTGGGAGGCTCTGCTGGTGACAGCAAAACATTCACTTCAGTCGGTGAGACGTTTGTCCATTCCTCTCTCAGGACACCCTGTAGTTTGTCTCTGACTGCTGACACAGCCGCCGTCACGTCCTCAAAGTAGCACAGAGGACGGATGTTGGTGCTGGATGAGTGTGTAGGTTCACTGAGGGCAGACAGTGAGGGGTAGTTGTGTAGAAACTGGTTGTGATCCTCTGTGTGAGAGAGCAGCTTTAGCTCAGCATCTCTCTTCTTTAGCTcagagatctcctgctccagcttctCCTGAAGCTCTTTGACTCGACTCACTTCCCTCTTCTGCTGGGCTCTGACCTGCTGCTTCACATCAGAGCTTCTTTTCTCCATGAGACGGATCAGCTCAGTGAACATCTTCTCACTGTCCTCCACTGCTTTATCAGAAGAGCGATCAATGGTCCCCACCTCCTGCTGAAGCAGCCTCACCACCTTCTCGCTGTTCTGGATCCTCTGCTGGATGGTTTGTCGGCTCCCCTCCAGCGCTCTCTGCCTCtcagtcctctctgctgcagctgacaCTGTGTCGT
Proteins encoded:
- the zufsp gene encoding zinc finger-containing ubiquitin peptidase 1 isoform X1 — translated: MLTCAFCGEEIMLEEDMKTHLLLSHMENDLRCPLCSLSGVSYDELSFHISSAHPEMQDGAQDPPHITGLPAAANTQSHKTPLSSWAQDSCKRDADATHSSDTSDSMCLKQDITSGSRASSTKETSTTLSPTRRQKSVMLSNKDNNTFKSEHSKAKQKRLSSKREEELFSCPMCPLVCSSFDMLQEHVELHLQEQRSTEGSAQKAFLPAMRSPSAIRLSGEKRLECPLCSVVCMDSFSLQEHVELHLEHGAAASSAAVAHSPGSDLRLARELQQEEEARQEREDFKKLQKQFGLDGGGGYCRQMERSMEKAVARGILAPSEFHCKRAEMMESLASGVDDGRTRTRGVLRALSEYYQSEGRDCVHVWLSADTDHYCSSAGDSGWGCGYRNIQMLLSSLHTIDAYAPFLPEKAVPSIPRVQSMIEEAWKEGLDPHGASHFNQRLQGTRAWIGATEIYALLTSLGTSARIMDFHRPTGPDNSHPRLFDWVKQYFQSGRSGKLPPRLIQTTLPSLYLQHQGHSRSIVGLEQRKNGSLCLLLLDPGSPASDTRKLLSRDTLPAALKQLRKPPRSLKHTQYQLVAVQGRLSAEEKQRRIMSSRTLCAERIP
- the zufsp gene encoding zinc finger-containing ubiquitin peptidase 1 isoform X2 produces the protein MLTCAFCGEEIMLEEDMKTHLLLSHMENDLRCPLCSLSGVSYDELSFHISSAHPEMQDGAQDPPHITGLPAAANTQSHKTPLSSWAQDSCKRDADATHSSDTSDSMCLKQDITSGSRASSTKETSTTLSPTRRQKSVMLSNKDNNTFKSEHSKAKQKRLSSKREEELFSCPMCPLVCSSFDMLQEHVELHLQEQRSTEGSAQKAFLPAMRSPSAIRLSGEKRLECPLCSVVCMDSFSLQEHVELHLEHGAAASSAAVAHSPGSDLRLARELQQEEEARQEREDFKKLQKQFGLDGGGGYCRQMERSMEKAVARGILAPSEFHCKRAEMMESLASGVDDGRTRTRGVLRALSEYYQSEGRDCVHVWLSADTDHYCSSAGDSGWGCGYRNIQMLLSSLHTIDAYAPFLPEKAVPSIPRVQSMIEEAWKEGLDPHGASHFNQRLQGTRAWIGATEIYALLTSLGTRHCTVCVSVPASWTSTGPQALITATPGCLTG
- the LOC134861915 gene encoding tripartite motif-containing protein 16-like, giving the protein MGVTTCSFQEGNLRHSLPLRGEMAQKGVQLDREIFSCPICLDLLEDPVTIPCGQSYCMKCIQQHWDRQVFHSCPQCRQSFTQRPVLLKNTLLAALVEELKKTGLPTAPADHCYAGPEDVACDVCTGRKRKACKSCLMCLISYCEKHLQPHHDVAPLKKNTLMELSKKLQENICSRHDEVMKMFCRTDQQCICYLCSVEEHKGHDTVSAAAERTERQRALEGSRQTIQQRIQNSEKVVRLLQQEVGTIDRSSDKAVEDSEKMFTELIRLMEKRSSDVKQQVRAQQKREVSRVKELQEKLEQEISELKKRDAELKLLSHTEDHNQFLHNYPSLSALSEPTHSSSTNIRPLCYFEDVTAAVSAVRDKLQGVLREEWTNVSPTEVNVLLSPAEPPTRAGFLKYSQGITLDPNTAHKYLLLSEGSRKATYMTQPQCYSSHPDRFIAWRQVLSRDSLTGRCYWEVERRGRAVFVAVAYKNISRAGSRNECFFGNNDKSWSLDCYQNSYSFRYNRINTPVSGPQSSRVGVYLAHRAGILSFYSISETMTLLHRVQTTFIQPLHAGVCLYNYETTAELCKLK